The genome window GGCTATCGGCTATCAGCTATCGACTATCGGCTTCTCAGCGTACCTTGGCCCCTGGTGGCAGGTCTTGCTCCGGTGTGACCACCACAATCCTGCCCTCGGCATTCTCACCGGCCAGAATCATGCCCTGCGACTCCACACCACGCAGGACCGCAGGCTTCAGATTGGCCACCAGCACCAGCTTCTTGCCCACCAGACTCTCGGGGGTGTAGTCCCTGGCGATACCCGAAACCACCTGTCGGGTGTGATCCCCCACATTGAGGGTGAGTATCAGGAGTTTGTCGGCCTTGGGGTGTTTTTCGGCTTTGACCACCTCGGCTACCCGGAAGTCCACCCTGGCAAAGTCATCGATGCTGATTTGCCCGTTGGCAGCGTTCGGCTCGGACGAAGGCGCCGCTTTCGGCTTAGGGCCTTCGCCTTTGGGCTCCCCGACCTCGAGCTTGGGGAAAAGGATCGGCGCCTCCTGGGGAATCTGAGTGCCCGCAGGCGCAAGCCCCCAGGTTTCGGTCTGGGCAATGGTGTAGTCGCCCAGTCCAAGGGCTGCCCGCAGTTCCCGGGCTTTGGTCGGGAGGGCCGGCTCCAGTAGCACACTGGCAATGCGCAGCCCCTCTACCGCCGTGTAGAGCGCATCCTCGAGTTCTTGTTTGCGGCTCTCGTGGCGGGCCAGTTCCCAGGGTTTGGCGTCGTTGATGAACTTGTTGAGGCTGCGCACGTACTGGAGAACCTCCTCCAAAGCCAGGTGAATCCGCAGGGCGTCCACCTCCTTGCGCACTTTTTCGGCGAGGGCTACCCCGGCTTTGGCAATTTCAGAGTCGGGCGCGGAGGGGGCAGGAATCACGCCCCCGGTGTACTTGAGCAGCATGGTGCGCACCCTCGAGAGCAGGTTGCCCAGGTCGTTGGCCAGGTCGCTGTTCAGACGCTGTACCACCACTTCCTCGCCGAAGGGGCTGTCCGAGCCCAGGGTGGTATCGCGCAGCAGGGCGTAGTGCACCGCATCCACCCCAAACTTGTCCAGCAGGGCCAGTGGGTCTATGGCGTTGCCCAGGCTTTTGCCCATCTTGCGCCCATCCATAGCCAGGATATGGCCGTGCACCACCAGGCGCTTGTAAACGGGCAGGCCTGCGCTCTTGAGCATGGTGGGCCAGAAGATGGCGTGGGGTTTGAGGATGTCCTTGCCGATCACGTGCCAGGCATGGGGCCAGTACTTCTCGAAGAGGCCCCGGCTGGCCAGCGAGGAGGCATAGGCCAAAAGCGCATCGAACCACACATAGGTCACATGGTGTTCGTCCCAGGGGATGGGAATGCCCCAGGGCACGCGGTCTTTGGGGCGGGAGATGGACAGGTCGCCAATGGGCTCCTTGAGAATTTCCAGCACCTCGTTCCGGTAGGCCTGGGGCTGGATTAGCTCGGGGTGCTGGTGGAGGTATTCCACCAGCCAGGGGCGGTATTTTTCCATGCGAAAGAAGTAGTTGGCTTCCTTTCGCCGGATGGGCGGCTCCGAGTCGCCGGGCAGGATGCCATTCACCAGCTCCTTCTCGGTTACAAAGCGCTCGGAGCCCACCGAGTAAAGCCCCTCGTACTCGGCGTAGTAGATGTCGCCCGCTTCGTAAACCTTGCGCAGGATTTCCTGCACGAAGCGCTTGTGGCGCTCCGAGGTGGTGCGAATGTAGTCGTCGTAGCTGATCAGCAGGCGCTGGTAGGCGGGCTGAAAAAGCTGCTCCGAAACGTAATCTACAAACGCCTGCGGTTCTTGTCCGGCATTTTTGGCTGCCCGCGCTATTTTTTCGCCGTGTTCGTCGGTACCGGTCACGAAGTTGGTCTCGTAGCCATCCAGCCGGTGAAAGCGGGCCAGAAAGTCGCAGATGATTTTCTCGTAAACATGGCCGATATGGGGCGCCGCATTGGCGTAGTCAATGGCGGCGGTTTCGTAAAAGATTTTGCTCACGGGTAACTCCTTCGGTTTTGGGTGGGCATCCAGCCCGGAAACGTTCTGCAAAAAAACCGGGGCGCAAACGCGCCCCGCCGATAGCCTACTGGTTGCTATCGTCGGGACATTCGCATCATTCGGGTAAACCGATGCCGTATCACAAGGTATATTTTATTCGCCTAAACCTGCGTTTGACAAGCTTGCTAACCCGTGGATCCGTGGATGATCGCTTGATGGCTAACCGGGAGGTGTACCAAGGTACTCGAGCCCCCCCGGCCCTGCCACAATCGCCAGGGTGGCCAGGCCCACAAAAAGCCCACTTTCCACCACGCCCGGAATACGTTTGAGTTCGGCCTCGAGGCCTTCAGGATTCAAAATGGGGCCAAAGTTTACATCCACAATCAGGTTGCCCCCATCGCTATAGAAAAACTCGTCGCCATCCATACGCAGGGTGGGTTCGCCCATACGTGAGAGGGCGTGCATGGTGGCGCGGTAGCCAAAGCGCACAATCTCCACCGGAACCACCCCACGCCCGAGCTGGGCAACTTTTTTGGTGTGGTCGGCAATCACGATAAACTGCCTAGCACTGGCCTCGACAATCTTTTCCCGCAGCAGAGCCCCCCCCAGCCCCTTGATGAGCGAAAGGTCGGGGGCAATCTCGTCGGCGCCATCAATGGCCAGATCCAC of Meiothermus sp. CFH 77666 contains these proteins:
- the metG gene encoding methionine--tRNA ligase, translated to MSKIFYETAAIDYANAAPHIGHVYEKIICDFLARFHRLDGYETNFVTGTDEHGEKIARAAKNAGQEPQAFVDYVSEQLFQPAYQRLLISYDDYIRTTSERHKRFVQEILRKVYEAGDIYYAEYEGLYSVGSERFVTEKELVNGILPGDSEPPIRRKEANYFFRMEKYRPWLVEYLHQHPELIQPQAYRNEVLEILKEPIGDLSISRPKDRVPWGIPIPWDEHHVTYVWFDALLAYASSLASRGLFEKYWPHAWHVIGKDILKPHAIFWPTMLKSAGLPVYKRLVVHGHILAMDGRKMGKSLGNAIDPLALLDKFGVDAVHYALLRDTTLGSDSPFGEEVVVQRLNSDLANDLGNLLSRVRTMLLKYTGGVIPAPSAPDSEIAKAGVALAEKVRKEVDALRIHLALEEVLQYVRSLNKFINDAKPWELARHESRKQELEDALYTAVEGLRIASVLLEPALPTKARELRAALGLGDYTIAQTETWGLAPAGTQIPQEAPILFPKLEVGEPKGEGPKPKAAPSSEPNAANGQISIDDFARVDFRVAEVVKAEKHPKADKLLILTLNVGDHTRQVVSGIARDYTPESLVGKKLVLVANLKPAVLRGVESQGMILAGENAEGRIVVVTPEQDLPPGAKVR
- the rpiA gene encoding ribose-5-phosphate isomerase RpiA; this translates as MNNLDTYKQQAALEAVKYVQSGMVVGLGTGSTAKYAVMELGRRLREGEISNVMAVPTSEATALLAHDLGIPLCELEPHGVDLAIDGADEIAPDLSLIKGLGGALLREKIVEASARQFIVIADHTKKVAQLGRGVVPVEIVRFGYRATMHALSRMGEPTLRMDGDEFFYSDGGNLIVDVNFGPILNPEGLEAELKRIPGVVESGLFVGLATLAIVAGPGGLEYLGTPPG